The Candidatus Omnitrophota bacterium genome segment CAAAGGAGCGATAACAGAAACACCTAATGGCCATTACATGAAATACAATCCACAGATGGTATACGGGAAGCCCTACCGACGTATAACATCCGGGAAAGCTCCTTCAACCGTTAGCAATTCGAAGAATTGGTCTTTAAAATCCACCTGCGAGGACACATCGCAGCGACATCCTCTAAGCGTCCTCAACTTCAACCGTGAAACGGGCAGTCACCCTACACAGAAGCCCGTTCCCCTCTTTGAATACCTTATCCGGACCTTTACCAATCCCAATGATATTGTCCTTGATAACTGTGCCGGAAGCGGCACCACGGCTCTGGCTGCTATCAGGTCTGAAAGAAGGTTTATCCTCATAGAACAAGCCGAAGAATGGTGCAATGAAAGCGTCAGAAGAATAGCCGCAGAGCCTCCAATGCTGCTCATGTTAGCCGGGATAGATACAGATAACCTCTTGACGGATAGGCGATAATTGCAATAGATAGCAGTTTTCTATCTGTTGGGGGTTTTTATGGATTACAACGAGAGAATAAACACCGTTTTGAAAAACTTACACGCAGGCGGAGATGACCTGATGAAGAGCGAGCGGAAGAGTAACCCAA includes the following:
- a CDS encoding site-specific DNA-methyltransferase, translating into MDEGIKVMERYLNKVTHGHCFDVMADLPNKSVDMILCDPPYGVTSGRDTWDKILPVEELWMHYKRIIKDDGAIVLTATNPFASLLVSSNVEMFKYDWVWSKERGGNILTVNHQPFRSHELALVFSKGAITETPNGHYMKYNPQMVYGKPYRRITSGKAPSTVSNSKNWSLKSTCEDTSQRHPLSVLNFNRETGSHPTQKPVPLFEYLIRTFTNPNDIVLDNCAGSGTTALAAIRSERRFILIEQAEEWCNESVRRIAAEPPMLLMLAGIDTDNLLTDRR